The Anopheles moucheti chromosome 3, idAnoMoucSN_F20_07, whole genome shotgun sequence genome contains the following window.
CTAACAATCTCCGGTGCTGCTCATTCCACGAGAGAACCCCAAGCGATCGGACAAACGAATTTTAGGTTCAGGAaagcatcaacaaaaaaaatcaaacgtgAACCACGTGAGGAACACAAGCAGACGGAAGTGGAAACGCCGTAAGTCTTAGCATACGAATGGCCTATTTTTCGCATACTGCCGAATACCGGGAAGTTCCTCCGGTGTTGAAAATTGATTCATGAAATGGGGCGATTTGCTCCGACCCGTTCGGGGTTTAATGTTTAAGCTATTCAGGATTCTGATTGGGAATAGTTCTGTACATAAAGCCAATttactgtttcttttttttgttaccagcTTATCGATGCGaatgaataaatcaaacacGTCCTCCTAATGGCCTATCAATTTAAACACCTtgcaaggatttttttttgcctttggaTTGGTAGATGCAATGGTATTTACCTTTCCCGTTGAAAATATCGTGTAAAATACATCGGTAgaggaatttaattaaaaacatgcagatgaagaatattttttaaagtaataGTTATATGAATTCATGTAATACGTTAATAGTaatgaagaaagcaaaactctcaataaaaaaatacttaatacaaactgaaacaaaaacaaaaaagtctgtttaatgtttaaaaatgtataatcTTTggtaaacacaaaacattaagCTTAGCGTAGAACTTGTAATCTTGAATGTTTCATGCAAGTTTTTCCTCTACCATTGCTGTGAAGTTAGCAACAATCACTTACTCTGCTTGCTGTTCTCCACTCATCTGTttattgttgtgtgtttgtgtgttgttccCGGGAGattttttacaaaatcatTTGCAGTGTCCCGGTTTTGTGTGTCCGTGAGTTTAGTTCGATGTTCGGTTAAGTGAGAGGACAGTATTTGTAAGTATTGTGTGTTATATATATTTAAGTTTCTCGTTAATGATAATGGCGTGATGGGATTTCAAACCAATGTTCGAATGAAACATGAGTCAACGATGTCTGTAGGTGCTGTATCAATGCGTAACGCTTTCCTAACATAGAAAACAACCAAACGGAGTGTTTGGTTTTTCCGCGTTTGCTGTCCATCTCTCATCCAACGTTAAGGATAATCCTGCCTTATAAGCATTTATTATCACAGCTGGGTTCTATTTGAGAAGAGCTGCCCGCATATTTGCTCTATGGAACCCATTACAGATGACATTGGCTATCGGATATGTCTCGGGTGTCTCGTCTGCAAGGCGGCAAACTATGGATGCTCGTTCTGTTTCTTTTGTGCACTGCTACACACCAAACGTTCCACATTTCATCACCCTTCCCTACATACATGTTCTATCATTTCGGCGTCAGGAAACAGTGAGTTCACAAGCGCTACAAAACCGCGATAAGCCGCGATTCCCCGTTACGCCGTACGCCACCTACGAACCCTGCAATGGAAGGCCTCGGTTGGAAGTACGTCACAAGCAGGCGGAATGCGTCAGGACCGCCGGTGTGTCGGGTACGAACAAAATCGATATTTACATTGCATCTGTTTGGCGATTGTGCTGCCGATTGAGGCCCGGCAGCATTTCAGGTTCGGTGGGTTTATTTCGGCCACCTCACTCATCATTAATTCAGTCAAATTGACCTGTTCAACAAACGGGTGGAAAGCTATTTTTGTGTTGATCTTTCGACTTTCTTCGAAAATGATACCTACAAATTAGGGTTATTAGTCTCGGTACCTTTCATCGATGGAGTGCTATGCTTATGTTGACTGAGATTGAGATTTACCGTGGGAACATTTTAAAAGGTCCTTCGGAAATTGAATATTATATCATCGTTTTTAACAATTATTTCCTTGAACCAAGCATCTTACGTTGATACTGAAAAAGTAGTATCATAAATTTACATTAAGTTGTGCTTTAGTAtttgaaacaagaaaaatataTCATTTATTTCGATTGTGTACAGAATCAGCGCTATATGTAATGGAGTAAATATTCACTCGTCTGTGTGTTTACTAAAATGTCAGCACCATCTTGATTTCAATAATTAATccaaattttaataaaccccgaaagaaatgttttcgcAACGTTTAGTAACTGCTAGTAAATTCTCGAACGATATTCGAAAGTACATTTGTGACTCAATAGTTCCGGGTCCAGTTTTGCCCATCACTACTCCATTCGAAAGgtttagagagagagagagagagagcgcgagtGAGTGTTGTGAGAGATacagaagaaagagaaaacaagcAGTTGCCCTTACTGGCTGTCTCGTACAAGCCCTTGCTTtgttgttgaagaaaaaacggCAGTGGCAACAGGGCAAATGTTGTTGGATTCGTGCGCGTGTAGTGGTGCTGCTGttaaaaaccaacacacatgCGCAGACACCCGTACAGCCATCCAACAACCTATGGGGACAAGTTAACgaaattaaaaccatttaaaCAAACAGTTTTAACACAATTTGTCAGTAATGGGTTTCCAATGTGTGTCCGATGAATGATGAATCACACCTACACCTCGAAACATTAGTCGAAAAATGTCCCCATAGCACGGGATTGTTTGCTGCGTTTCGCTGTAAGAACGCTACCGCGATGCAAGACGCACACTGTTATAAAAGGGGGCTGCAGTCCAAACAAAAGAGCGAGTTATTCGACAGCAACCGAACGGTACGGACGTGCGCGTCTCCATTGCAAGAGCCCCAAGCGTAACTCAGTGACTGTTGTGCCCGTGTTCCAAACGCAAGAAGAAGCCAAGCAAGTTGTGCAACCAGGAAGCAAATAACACCCCGAATATCAAGTTCAACTTGCCTGTTTCTGCCCAACCCGTCACACGCAACATCCAAAAGCAAAGACACAACAATGTCGGACGATTACGATAAGTACGACTTCGAGATGGAGAAGCACATCCACTCGGGGCACAGTGGCAAGCAGCGAAGCAAGAAGGAGGCTAGCGACCATACCAACCACAACGATCCGAGCGGCCATTCGCGTAAGATTGTGACCAAGCTGAAAAACACGGAACAGAACAAGAAGACGACCCCGAAGTAGTCTGCCCAGTGGAAAGGCAGGAGATCTCAGTGCGCGTACGGTCACCGTCATCCACCGCCAGCCACCACCAGCCACCGTCCCTCCTCGCTTAAGGGTGCATCCATCATTTAACCGCGGTTCTGCTATTTTTGCGTCCTCTTGTGTCTCCaacccacgcacacacacacacacacccacacagacACGCATTCCGCCGTCCCTTTCGGAAGCGTAACGCGTGCGCGGCTCAGGCGCCTCGGATCGGATTCGTGTACGGTGTGTGCGGAACCACCACAAATACCGATACGCAATAGAGAATGACCCTGTGCTGCAACACAACATCATCgtttcgtgttgtttttgGGGAGAGCAGCAAGCAGCTTTGGCGGAACAACGAGGGTGTGATGGAGACCCTTCGTTTGGAGAACCTTCGGTGGTTGAGGAGGAGGTACTGTAAGGGCCGTATGCCGTCGTCCTTACGTCTAGTTATTAAAGAAGAAGGCTAAAGCTGCCACCAACCGCCGCAACTCACCACTCCCCCCCTTTGCACTGTGTGCGAGAGCGGGCCCGAGTGTGCGGAACTAAAGAGGTGGCCGGACCCAGCGCTCCAACTTTGTTTTATGAATATAATTATCTGTaccttgtgtgtgtgatcAATTATTAGCTGCAAGTTATGTACtagtaataaataaagaagGATATGCTTATCAAAATCGGTGCTCGGTAGTGTGTTTCCCGCTTTGACGGATGCAGAGACAGATGACACCACGGAACCATCTGTTGCTCACACTGGCCCCCACCTTCTTGTTGTTCTTTGGGGTTGGAACACCCCAACAACAACCATCCCCCTTTCGTAATTTCCCTTCACCTCCATTCAACAGCTCACTTTGCCTTGGCTAATAAGTACACATACCTGAGCTTATACTGCGTCTTAGCTTTATCGTATTGCCTCTCTCGTTCCTGCTTGCATGGTTGAGTTTGGGATTTGTTCGCGTCTTCTCCTTCACACAACTTCTTGTTGCGTTCGCGTCTGCTTTTGAGACTTGAGCAATAATGTAAACAACTCACGCGTAATCGAATGCCCCCTCCTCCGGCAAACATTTTGCCGGGTTTTGCGTTTCATGTTTTGCTCGGGGTGTTGTATTCGTCAACACCCCTCCAACGTCTTCTTTATCAGCTTCGTTTTCTCTTCTCGCCGGCGATAACACGCGCGCGCTACGCCGGTAAATCGTACTGCGCCGTGCAACTCGCGCGATCGGATTTGGTGCCGGTTGTAGACGCAGAACAGCCCAAAAtttccaacaaacaaacagctgaAGTGAAGAAACTGTGCTTTCTTTATCAACGATGCCCTCCCTACCCGAAAAGCGAACATCCATGAAAAGGTGAGATGAAAGTTATCGGCAGCGCCCTGAACGACAACCGATTGCTAGTAATAATAAGCTAAAAAACGAGTTTTCTGGCATCTCACGatccagttttttttgtgtgccatgGGGAACATTGGTGTTGGGTTATTGGGTGGAGGAAGTGAAGTGCAATGCAACGGTGTTCCGCGATGGCTGCGGCTTGATAACGTCGTTATCGAACCACTGCGTGTCCAGGGCTTCCGAAGGGTGCCCTATTTACGCCCCAATCATCCCATCGGGGTGGGTAGTGCTGGTGGCACCCTTGTGTTGCTTCTGTAtcagcagtttttttttctactttcaTGTTTATGTCTCCGCAATAAAGCAGCTAGATTAGAATGTAGCAAGGAATAACAACgaaacacaatcaaaacaaagcagGCTGCACCTCTTCTTTGTTTAGTTGTTTTCCAATGCATCGCGCAAATGGCGCGATTTAAGCTTTTGACGCAATCGCGAGCTTTTGCACAAGGTTTGTAGAGAATGTGTGCAGTATTGTGCGATGTTGTGAGCAAAAGTCGTTTCGTTGTTCACTGTGTAGCCTCAAAACGTGTGTTTTTGAGtttattgaacatttttaaattgtttctaGCTTCTTAGTCATCAGTACGCGTAAGACAGCTAGGGGTAACACACAAAACAGATGACGATGAGTCATGGCTGCAGAAACATAAAGAAACCGCGAAGAGTTGTAAGTTGAGACCCAAATAGGCGTTTTTCTTGTCAGCTCTCAATAATGCTTTTCTTGTCTTTTAGATTCACTCTGTCAGTTCCGGACGTTCCACAATGAACGTATTGTGATTTTAAGAAGAAAATTTGTGAAAGATCTTCATTAAAACCTAAATCCATATGGTTGTACCAAACTCGCAACAGTTCCACTCAGTAAATAGGCCAACACAGTTGCGTAGGGTATATTTTATCAGATAAACCAGCAGCTAGATGCGCTTAAAACACGACACCCAAATGGCTACAAATTGACACATATTGGAGATGGTTGATGATGGTGTTCGTGTATGCGTACGTGATGTCGCACACGGAACACGCTGCCAGTGTGTGCACCGTGTTGTTCGATTAATTTTAGAAACCATACCCGCCCATTAGCGGTAGGGGATCGTTTAATTATAAACGGGAAACCTAACTTCTAACTTATCACTATGAATGAGGGGGTATGGCATGGCTAACAACCATTTTTAGGCACACAAGTTGAAGTTATTTGCAATCACGAGTTTGTGGGTAAGGTGAAATTTTATTCCTCTACTATAATCCGAAGAGGTATTCTTGGACACGAAACTTCTAAGTGTTTTCGCCTTTATTTTTGCGCTGCGTGCTGAGAAACCGATCTGGATACATACGTTATATTATACAGGATTATACATTATTTAAAGAGTGTTTATTGTTGAAGTTGCTTGAATATGCATTATTGAATATGCAAGTCAACTCTCTAAGGAAACTTAAGCTCTAGCAAAAGGGGTTGAAAAGTACTAGAAAATCAAGGACAATtgggagaaacaaaaataaaccccaTCTGTCATTAACTGCCATTGTAAGTAGCACAACGGCCTGGAGAGCGCCGTATTGTGACGTTTTGTCCTACTGCAAGCAAAACCTCATTCGGAGTACTTCCAACTATTTAACCCTGTTTTCATCTCTGTCCCACTGATGAATCGTTCTTCCTTCGTTTAACTTTTGCTTGTTCAAtttcttctctctctatttCACGCTCGCTCGTTTGACTTGAATTTCCCAGAACCACATGCCCATGTCCAGTGCTCCCGAAGGATGCAGAAATGCTGCATCGTCGTGCGTTCCTTCAACCTTACAACCTGCTTCGCTGCTTactctccattttttttttcttcatcttatGCACCCAAGAACCTGCCTGCCTGCAAGCGCAATCGCACACTgaaacaaaccgaaccgagtgtgtacgtgtgtttgcCAAGAGCCATAGGAGGACTCTCTCCCGTTGCGCTATTTATTGTTGTGCGCGAATGGAAAGTGGAATATTTCCTACCTTCATTCCACAAAGGGTCCACGTACACAGGTTTGCTAATCTTTCGAAGGATTTCGTTTAGGAAGATCTTCTCCAATTATTGAAGAATTTCTTCCAAGAATTAGTACACCAGCTCCAGAGTTTATCAACTGTGAGCGATAACAAAAAGGATATTAGGACATTATCGATTGGCAAAATGGACAGAATGGTGGCGATCTTTTCATCGTCCGGAATAGGGGAGTCCTTTTTGCActcttcctttctttttcgctCTCTTGTACCGTTTTGCTccctctctccttctctttctgtttctctctttctctctggtAGCAAAATAAAGAGAAAGAATACTGCACGAATATGATGCGTGTGTGGTAATGTGAGTCAGTGGATAGAATAGAAAATAGAGAGACATGGAAAGGTTTTCCCTTTCCCTGCACATTTTCCCTGTATTCCCGGATGAAGTTTCGAGCAAGTGAGACACAAACACGCTCGAAGTAGAAGCGTGTgaataaacacacatacaaaaccgATCGATCGGTGTTAAAGCTCATGacactttttttgttactaGTAACAATATTCTTAGCTAATTCCGATAAAACGGTCAACTAGAGAAGGCGAAATGTCCgaaatgtgtttcattttaaacttttatgTTTAGAGTAAAAAGGAtgtaaaatacaaaatataacTGCAAAAGAGTTTGATATCCTCAGTCTGATGATCACGGTTGACCACTAAGTTCTACATATGGTATAATTCGTTCAATGGTGGAAAGAAGATGGAGATTCGTTCCATTTGCATTTTCAGCACAAAGTTTAGTACTCGCAAGTGCAATGGAGCATGTGAAGATTAATGTACGAAATGGTATCTTCTCCCTCCACTACAACTATTTAGCGACTGTTCAAATTTGAGCAGCATGATTATGATATTCCTTACATAAGTATACTTACATTTTGGTTAGTACTAGGATTTAAACACGCTCGGTCGTATTTAGCTCAGTTAGCGGCTAACGTGCAGTGCCGGATTTGAAGGAATTTCGTTCTTCACAATAGGTGCAGGTACCCGCTGGCGTTGAGGCTTATCCTTATctacacatgcacacacgtcGCTAGCAACAACCACACGTTGACACGTTCTCCGTAATGCGTTTTCCCTCTGCTGAACACACGCTTGCGAACACTTTTCAAGCTAGCATGACCGTCGTCGGAACGATTCGGAATATATCTCTATTCCAACAGCACAAATTTTGCACCCGGGATGAAACACTCACTTTACTTTCGAATCAACGCACTGCTGTAATGCCATGTGTCACGAAAAATGGACGAAatgatgaaattgaaattgaactgAAATCTTCCAACTCTGCTTGGAAGGTAAAACTGAAAagtgcccacacacacacactcaggaAACAGCAGGACAAAAGACACGAACGAGAACGCAATCGATGAGGGTGAAAGAGAGC
Protein-coding sequences here:
- the LOC128305774 gene encoding nuclear protein 1, whose translation is MSDDYDKYDFEMEKHIHSGHSGKQRSKKEASDHTNHNDPSGHSRKIVTKLKNTEQNKKTTPK